A window of the Streptomyces sp. NBC_00878 genome harbors these coding sequences:
- a CDS encoding AraC family transcriptional regulator gives MLERLNQAMEHIECHLDQRIEVSDLARIVVTSEYHFRRLFSALAGIPLSEYIRRRRLTVAGAEVLAGERTLLEVAVRYGYSSGEAFARAFRAMHGVGPGEARRVGGSLQSQPRMSFRLIVEGSSSMRYRVVEKEEFRVVGKKARVPLVHEGVNPAIAAFIRGLGQETLQRIERLSDQHPEGPEGPEGIVSVSDNLADSRAEGTELDYYHGVVTRADVPEDMDALTVPAGTWAVFENSGPFPQALQYLWRDVFTQWFPSNPYRSRPGPEILRTRLSPDAAHADAELWIPVERTAV, from the coding sequence GTGCTGGAGCGGCTCAACCAGGCCATGGAGCACATTGAGTGCCACCTCGATCAGCGCATCGAGGTGTCCGACCTGGCGCGGATCGTGGTGACGTCGGAGTACCACTTCCGGCGGCTGTTCTCCGCGCTGGCGGGGATTCCGCTGTCGGAGTACATCCGGCGCAGGCGCCTCACGGTCGCGGGTGCCGAGGTGCTGGCCGGTGAACGCACGCTGCTGGAGGTCGCGGTGCGTTACGGCTACTCCTCGGGGGAGGCGTTCGCGCGCGCGTTCCGCGCGATGCACGGCGTCGGTCCCGGCGAGGCCAGGCGGGTCGGCGGGAGTCTGCAGTCCCAGCCCCGGATGTCCTTCCGACTCATCGTCGAAGGGAGTAGCAGCATGCGATACAGGGTCGTGGAGAAGGAGGAATTCCGTGTGGTGGGCAAGAAGGCGCGTGTCCCCCTCGTGCACGAGGGGGTGAATCCGGCCATCGCCGCCTTCATCCGGGGCCTCGGCCAGGAGACGCTCCAGCGCATCGAGCGGCTGTCCGATCAGCATCCGGAGGGGCCGGAGGGGCCGGAGGGAATCGTCTCGGTGAGCGACAATCTGGCCGACAGCCGAGCCGAGGGAACCGAACTCGACTACTACCACGGCGTGGTGACCCGCGCCGACGTGCCCGAGGACATGGACGCACTCACCGTCCCGGCCGGGACCTGGGCCGTCTTCGAGAACTCCGGGCCGTTTCCGCAGGCGCTCCAGTACCTGTGGCGGGATGTGTTCACCCAGTGGTTCCCGTCCAACCCGTACCGAAGCCGGCCAGGGCCCGAGATCCTGCGGACCCGGCTGTCACCGGATGCCGCACACGCGGACGCGGAACTGTGGATCCCTGTGGAGCGGACAGCGGTCTGA
- a CDS encoding VOC family protein, which produces MALDLFAGIPVNDYPAALAWYERLLGSPPAFFPNDTEAVWELAEHRYVYIVRRPEQAGHAIHTLLVEDLDTRVAAIADRGLEPTTRETYVEEGMCKVTYRDQDGNEFGFGGPAR; this is translated from the coding sequence ATGGCCCTCGACCTCTTCGCAGGCATCCCAGTCAACGACTACCCGGCGGCACTGGCCTGGTACGAACGGCTTCTCGGCTCGCCGCCCGCGTTCTTTCCCAATGACACGGAAGCCGTATGGGAACTCGCGGAGCATCGGTACGTGTACATCGTGCGGCGGCCCGAGCAGGCCGGCCACGCCATCCACACCCTCCTCGTCGAAGACCTCGACACCCGCGTCGCCGCCATCGCCGATCGGGGACTGGAGCCCACGACGCGCGAGACCTACGTGGAAGAGGGCATGTGCAAGGTCACTTACCGCGATCAGGACGGCAACGAGTTCGGTTTCGGCGGCCCCGCACGCTGA
- a CDS encoding LacI family DNA-binding transcriptional regulator, with product MRVSLKDVAERAGVSIKTVSNVVNDYPHVTPAMRAKVQEAIDALGYRPNLTARHLRKGRTGIIALAVPELGNPYFAELAGAVVDAAARHEFTVLLDHTRGDREQELLVSQGFRARVIDGLILSPLELEAEDLRGRADDVPLVLLGEREYDLPFDHIAIDNVAAARTAVRHLIGRGRTRIAYLGARTDSANRPAHLRFDGWRAELTAAGLPATDELIVPVAGWDRDDGARAMARLLDAGLRPDAVFAYNDLIAIGAMRVLHERGLRVPWDVAVVGFDDIAEGRFGAVSLTTISPDKQAIARLAMGSLLRSLSGRQEPGGRELPAEFRLVERESTLGRR from the coding sequence TTGCGGGTCAGCCTGAAGGACGTGGCCGAACGGGCCGGTGTGTCGATCAAGACCGTTTCCAACGTCGTGAACGACTATCCGCACGTCACACCGGCGATGCGCGCCAAGGTGCAGGAGGCCATCGACGCACTCGGCTACCGGCCGAACCTCACCGCGCGCCACCTGCGCAAGGGCCGTACGGGCATCATCGCGCTCGCCGTTCCCGAGCTCGGCAACCCCTACTTCGCCGAACTCGCCGGCGCGGTCGTCGACGCGGCGGCCCGGCACGAGTTCACGGTCCTGCTCGACCACACGCGCGGCGACCGCGAGCAGGAGCTGCTGGTCAGCCAGGGTTTCCGGGCCCGGGTGATCGACGGGCTGATCCTCAGCCCGCTGGAGCTGGAAGCGGAGGACCTGCGCGGCCGGGCCGATGACGTACCGCTGGTGCTGCTCGGCGAGCGCGAGTACGACCTGCCCTTCGACCACATCGCGATCGACAACGTGGCCGCCGCGCGGACGGCGGTACGCCACCTGATCGGCCGCGGCCGGACCCGGATCGCCTACCTGGGCGCCCGCACGGACTCCGCGAACCGCCCCGCCCATCTGCGATTCGACGGCTGGCGGGCGGAGTTGACGGCGGCGGGCCTGCCGGCCACGGACGAGCTGATCGTGCCCGTCGCAGGCTGGGACCGGGACGACGGGGCCCGGGCCATGGCCCGATTGCTGGACGCCGGCCTACGGCCCGACGCGGTCTTCGCCTACAACGACCTCATCGCGATCGGTGCCATGCGGGTGTTGCACGAGCGCGGGCTCAGGGTGCCGTGGGATGTCGCCGTGGTGGGTTTCGACGACATCGCCGAGGGCCGTTTCGGCGCCGTCTCGCTGACCACGATCTCACCGGACAAGCAGGCCATCGCGCGCCTCGCGATGGGCTCGCTGCTGCGCAGTCTGTCGGGCCGTCAGGAGCCCGGAGGACGTGAACTGCCCGCGGAGTTCCGGCTGGTGGAGCGGGAGAGCACACTCGGGCGCCGCTGA
- a CDS encoding PA14 domain-containing protein, with protein sequence MRIRPFGNSLALLVAAVLGAAGLAAAPTATAAEDPPEIHGLKGEYYTQSAPGAFDFHELKATGFDPQLDFDNLEPRLRSATGRSDDVSVRWTGRIVPEKTGPTTFSVIGDNGFRLWVDGKLAIDHWVDDWDREQTGEPVELTAGKAYDIKIEYFEHYGGSNLHVRWTPPGGTKTAIPQSAFLLPEGYDYDGAIAATVLKDGRTLRLDFAQPLVAPPPGLTDHLGAVIGGATWPLDGARLDPADPRSLLVALKEPVVGNKTGTARGATDVRYDGSGGLTGTNGNVVKAFWSSGANHSTHQLRTRWAKDVTPATAHREYPRPQLTRDNWKNLNGTWQFAAAKAGEQPPVGRKLAEKILVPYPVESQLSGIERHEDRMWYRRTFTVPSDWKIGSGKRLRLNFGAVDWASEVYVNGTKVAEHKGGYDKFAADITDALKPGRTQELIVGVYDPTDAASGENPPIGKQRLDPSGIWYTPSSGIWQTVWVEPVAADHVDSLKLTPDAGTGTLTVDPQGVRTGLPVTATAYDGKRKVATATGITGSPLTLKIPDAHLWSPDDPFLYDMVVTVGADRVGSYFGMRSIAVENVDGTPRTVLNGQPVFMMATLDQGFWPDGLHTAPSDQALAYDLKMHKAMGFNAVRKHIKVEPDRWFYWADRLGLLVWQDMPAMTAGVNPSTAARAQYEREMKQMIDEHISSPSIVMWVTFNEGWGQYDVGRIAEQAKAWDPTRLVNNQSGLNLGADGGTGDIMDEHGYPSPALPPHPDGKRALVMGEYGGLGLAVPGHAWSVQQSYVDVDPATYTDDYLTKLAEVHALACKGGNGAVYTQIADVEGELNGLITYDRAVVKPDVRRLKAAHEALINDASRPTPAGCA encoded by the coding sequence GTGCGCATCAGACCGTTCGGAAACAGCCTCGCCCTGCTCGTCGCAGCAGTGCTGGGTGCCGCGGGACTGGCCGCCGCACCCACCGCTACGGCCGCGGAGGATCCACCCGAGATCCACGGCCTCAAGGGCGAGTACTACACCCAGTCCGCCCCCGGTGCCTTCGACTTCCACGAACTCAAGGCCACCGGATTCGACCCCCAGCTCGACTTCGACAACCTGGAACCCCGCCTGCGTTCGGCGACCGGGCGCTCGGACGACGTCAGCGTCCGCTGGACCGGCCGGATCGTGCCGGAGAAGACCGGCCCCACCACCTTCTCGGTCATCGGGGACAACGGCTTCCGCCTCTGGGTGGACGGGAAACTCGCCATCGACCATTGGGTCGACGACTGGGACCGCGAACAGACCGGCGAACCCGTGGAGTTGACCGCGGGCAAGGCCTACGACATCAAGATCGAGTACTTCGAGCACTACGGCGGCTCCAACCTCCATGTGCGCTGGACCCCGCCCGGCGGCACCAAGACCGCCATCCCGCAGTCGGCCTTCCTGCTGCCCGAGGGCTACGACTACGACGGCGCCATCGCCGCCACGGTCCTCAAGGACGGCCGCACCCTCCGACTCGACTTCGCCCAGCCGCTCGTGGCGCCCCCGCCCGGTCTCACCGACCATCTGGGCGCCGTGATCGGCGGAGCCACCTGGCCGCTCGACGGGGCACGTCTGGACCCGGCCGACCCGAGGTCGCTGCTGGTCGCCCTCAAGGAACCCGTGGTCGGCAACAAGACCGGCACCGCACGCGGCGCCACCGATGTGCGCTACGACGGATCGGGCGGCCTCACCGGCACGAACGGCAACGTTGTCAAGGCCTTCTGGAGCAGCGGCGCCAACCACTCGACCCACCAACTGCGCACCCGGTGGGCGAAGGACGTCACCCCGGCCACGGCGCATCGCGAGTACCCGCGCCCGCAACTCACGCGCGACAACTGGAAGAACCTCAACGGCACTTGGCAGTTCGCCGCGGCCAAGGCGGGTGAACAGCCCCCAGTGGGGCGGAAACTCGCCGAGAAGATCCTCGTCCCGTACCCCGTCGAGTCCCAGCTGTCGGGCATCGAGCGGCACGAGGACCGGATGTGGTACCGGCGCACCTTCACCGTCCCGTCCGACTGGAAGATCGGCTCCGGCAAGCGCCTGCGCCTCAACTTCGGCGCGGTCGACTGGGCGTCCGAGGTCTACGTCAACGGCACCAAGGTCGCCGAACACAAGGGCGGCTACGACAAGTTCGCCGCCGACATCACCGACGCCCTCAAGCCTGGCCGCACCCAGGAGCTCATCGTCGGCGTCTACGACCCGACCGACGCCGCGAGCGGCGAGAACCCGCCCATCGGCAAGCAGCGCCTCGACCCGAGCGGTATCTGGTACACCCCGTCGTCCGGCATCTGGCAGACCGTGTGGGTGGAGCCCGTCGCCGCCGACCACGTCGACTCGCTGAAACTCACCCCGGACGCCGGCACGGGCACCCTCACTGTCGACCCGCAGGGCGTGCGCACCGGCCTCCCGGTCACCGCGACCGCGTACGACGGCAAACGGAAGGTCGCCACCGCCACCGGAATCACCGGCAGCCCGCTCACCCTGAAGATCCCCGACGCGCACCTGTGGTCGCCGGACGACCCGTTCCTGTACGACATGGTGGTCACCGTCGGGGCCGACCGCGTCGGCAGTTACTTCGGCATGCGGTCCATCGCGGTCGAGAACGTCGACGGGACCCCGCGCACCGTCCTCAACGGCCAACCGGTCTTCATGATGGCCACCCTCGACCAGGGCTTCTGGCCGGACGGCCTGCACACCGCCCCGAGCGACCAGGCCCTGGCCTACGACCTGAAGATGCACAAGGCGATGGGGTTCAACGCGGTCCGCAAGCACATCAAGGTCGAACCCGACCGCTGGTTCTACTGGGCCGACCGGCTCGGCCTGCTGGTGTGGCAGGACATGCCGGCCATGACGGCGGGCGTGAACCCGTCCACCGCGGCCCGCGCCCAGTACGAGCGCGAGATGAAGCAGATGATCGACGAGCACATCAGCAGCCCGTCCATCGTCATGTGGGTCACCTTCAACGAAGGGTGGGGCCAGTACGACGTCGGCCGCATCGCCGAACAGGCCAAGGCCTGGGACCCGACCCGCCTGGTCAACAACCAGTCGGGCCTCAACCTCGGCGCGGACGGCGGCACCGGCGACATCATGGACGAGCACGGCTACCCGAGCCCCGCGCTACCGCCGCACCCGGACGGCAAACGGGCCCTGGTCATGGGCGAGTACGGCGGCCTCGGCCTGGCCGTGCCCGGACACGCCTGGTCGGTGCAGCAGTCCTACGTCGACGTCGACCCGGCCACCTACACCGACGACTACCTCACCAAGCTCGCCGAGGTGCACGCCCTGGCCTGCAAGGGTGGCAACGGCGCGGTGTACACCCAGATCGCGGACGTCGAGGGCGAGCTCAACGGGCTGATCACGTACGACCGTGCGGTCGTCAAGCCCGACGTGCGGCGACTGAAGGCGGCCCACGAGGCGCTGATCAACGACGCGTCGCGGCCGACTCCCGCCGGCTGCGCCTGA
- a CDS encoding class I SAM-dependent methyltransferase — protein sequence MTEAAERFDPAVREMMQANRANWDARTPIHLDSRFYNVREEPDPFRWFAPFEWEDLGELAGRDVAHLQCHLGTETVAFARRGARTVGLDISGASVAAARDLAAKADCAVEYVRANVYDAVDALGPRRFDVVYTGKGALCYLPDLDRWAEVIARLLKPGGRLYLVEFHPLLNSLGPKPDPDEGPDLVLRHDYLQGRGAIRGNSAHTYTDGPAVDGATESFEWRHGLDEVINALAGAGLRIVRLRESEELPWPRFPQMIRTPAGWWRLPDSAPHIPLLYGLLASR from the coding sequence ATGACTGAGGCTGCCGAACGGTTCGATCCCGCGGTCCGGGAGATGATGCAGGCCAACCGGGCGAACTGGGACGCGCGTACCCCCATACACCTGGACAGCCGGTTCTACAACGTGCGGGAGGAGCCCGATCCGTTCCGTTGGTTCGCTCCCTTCGAATGGGAGGACCTCGGCGAGTTGGCGGGGCGGGATGTCGCGCATCTGCAGTGTCATCTGGGCACTGAGACCGTCGCGTTCGCCCGGCGTGGAGCCCGTACGGTCGGCCTGGACATCTCCGGGGCGTCGGTGGCCGCGGCCCGGGACCTCGCGGCGAAGGCGGACTGCGCCGTCGAGTACGTCCGCGCCAATGTGTACGACGCGGTGGACGCCCTTGGCCCACGACGCTTCGACGTGGTCTACACCGGAAAGGGGGCGCTGTGCTACCTGCCGGATCTGGACCGCTGGGCGGAGGTGATCGCCCGCCTCCTCAAGCCGGGTGGACGGCTGTACCTCGTCGAGTTCCACCCTCTGCTCAACTCCCTTGGGCCCAAGCCCGATCCGGACGAGGGCCCTGACCTGGTGCTGCGTCACGACTATCTCCAGGGGCGCGGCGCCATCCGCGGAAACTCCGCCCATACCTACACCGACGGTCCGGCCGTCGACGGAGCGACGGAGAGCTTCGAGTGGCGGCACGGCCTCGACGAGGTGATCAACGCGTTGGCCGGGGCAGGCCTGCGCATCGTCCGGCTCCGCGAGAGCGAGGAACTCCCCTGGCCGCGCTTTCCGCAGATGATCCGCACCCCGGCCGGCTGGTGGCGACTGCCCGACAGCGCCCCGCACATCCCCCTGCTCTACGGCCTGCTCGCCTCCCGCTAG
- a CDS encoding DUF6069 family protein has translation MSATTPQTRTIAAQPRALPRSARLLDTRPVWQVGALATLAGAVVTEAFGLVARGVGVPMEAASPGATEAAEIPVGGFFGGVLFWSVAGIVLAVALARWAKRPARTFVVCTVALTALSVAGPALAPHTATSTQVVLAVSHLVAAAVIIPVVARRLSHRRR, from the coding sequence ATGAGTGCAACCACGCCCCAGACCCGGACCATCGCCGCCCAGCCCCGGGCCCTTCCCCGGTCCGCACGGCTGCTCGACACACGCCCCGTGTGGCAGGTCGGTGCCCTGGCCACCCTCGCCGGTGCCGTCGTGACCGAGGCGTTCGGGCTCGTCGCCCGGGGGGTGGGTGTACCGATGGAGGCGGCCAGTCCCGGCGCCACGGAAGCGGCGGAGATCCCAGTGGGCGGCTTCTTCGGAGGTGTGCTGTTCTGGTCCGTTGCCGGGATCGTTCTCGCGGTGGCCCTGGCCCGCTGGGCGAAGCGGCCCGCCCGTACGTTCGTGGTGTGCACTGTCGCGCTCACCGCGCTGTCCGTGGCCGGTCCCGCGCTGGCCCCGCACACGGCGACGTCCACCCAGGTCGTCCTGGCGGTGTCCCACCTGGTGGCCGCCGCTGTGATCATTCCCGTGGTGGCGCGTCGGCTCTCCCACCGGCGCCGGTGA
- a CDS encoding sensor histidine kinase: MGMRVAAYGPVRWVPPLLYGAVLVGGLYYTAAGLGDGPGPSVWRTGGFVAAIGALFALEALGHRRPVAPVALLPARCALIGAAVLLDASDLAQVLFVLLPFTAYFAFGRTTALALGALCLAGLLTVYVLTAPGWYRDLEHVSDLLMLTVGLVLALSMAAVAVGEQRARHELESYAARVAELSAATERNRLAQDIHDSLGHHLTAMSVQLEMASDFRALDPDAAQRALNEARRSVKLALGDVRQSVRALRGEATPPHSRSGSPVWHKAARPGRWSPSTWQVTRTASAPPN, translated from the coding sequence ATGGGGATGCGCGTGGCGGCGTACGGGCCCGTGCGGTGGGTGCCGCCGTTGCTGTACGGCGCGGTGCTCGTCGGCGGTCTGTACTACACGGCGGCCGGACTGGGCGACGGCCCGGGGCCGTCGGTCTGGCGAACGGGCGGCTTCGTCGCGGCGATCGGGGCGCTGTTCGCCCTGGAAGCGCTGGGACACCGCCGTCCCGTAGCCCCTGTGGCGCTGCTGCCGGCGCGGTGCGCCCTGATCGGCGCGGCGGTGCTTCTCGACGCCTCTGACCTGGCCCAAGTGCTGTTCGTACTGCTGCCGTTCACCGCCTACTTCGCCTTCGGCCGTACGACCGCGCTCGCACTGGGCGCGCTCTGCCTGGCCGGGCTGCTCACCGTGTACGTGCTGACCGCTCCAGGCTGGTACCGCGACCTGGAGCACGTCTCCGACCTGCTGATGCTGACCGTCGGTCTGGTACTGGCGCTCTCGATGGCCGCCGTGGCCGTCGGTGAACAGCGCGCCCGGCACGAACTGGAGTCGTACGCCGCCCGGGTCGCCGAACTGTCGGCCGCCACCGAACGCAACCGGCTGGCCCAGGACATCCACGACAGCCTCGGTCACCATCTCACGGCGATGTCCGTGCAGTTGGAGATGGCCTCGGACTTCCGTGCCCTGGACCCCGATGCTGCCCAGCGGGCGCTGAACGAGGCGAGGCGCTCGGTGAAGCTCGCGCTCGGCGACGTACGGCAGTCGGTCCGCGCCCTGCGTGGCGAGGCGACGCCCCCACACTCGCGGTCGGGCTCGCCGGTCTGGCACAAGGCGGCGAGGCCCGGCCGGTGGTCACCGTCGACGTGGCAGGTGACGAGGACGGCTTCGGCGCCGCCGAACTGA
- a CDS encoding sensor histidine kinase, which translates to MAGDEDGFGAAELTALYRAAQEAVTNARRHARATRVTVAVLLAEDTARLVVTDDGRGFVPDTAVTGYGLLGMRERVHLVAGSVDIDSGPDTGTRLTVTVPRGKAGQ; encoded by the coding sequence GTGGCAGGTGACGAGGACGGCTTCGGCGCCGCCGAACTGACCGCCCTGTACCGGGCCGCTCAGGAGGCGGTGACCAACGCGCGCCGTCATGCGCGGGCCACGCGGGTGACGGTGGCGGTTCTGCTGGCCGAGGACACCGCGCGACTGGTGGTGACCGACGACGGCCGTGGGTTCGTACCGGACACTGCCGTCACCGGGTACGGGCTGCTCGGGATGAGGGAACGGGTGCACCTGGTGGCGGGGAGCGTGGACATCGACAGCGGCCCGGATACGGGCACCCGGCTGACGGTGACCGTTCCGCGTGGGAAGGCCGGGCAGTGA
- a CDS encoding response regulator transcription factor — protein sequence MSVGDQEQAPPVRVLVVDDQRLIRDGIASLLAIRPGVVVVGTAVDGRDAVAKTLELGPDVVLMDVRMPEMDGIEAVAVLRGRAPECRVVMLTTFEDEEYVVQALRAGAHGYLLKDLPAEELAHAVRLAHAGVTQLDSSVARHLTASLPTPTPTTTANPAETAAAILSPRETDILRLVARGHTNREIAARLYLSEGTVKNHVSRILTRLALRDRTQAALRARDLGLL from the coding sequence ATGAGCGTCGGCGACCAGGAACAGGCACCGCCGGTCCGGGTGCTGGTGGTGGACGACCAGCGGCTCATCCGGGACGGCATCGCGTCCCTGCTCGCCATCCGGCCGGGCGTCGTGGTCGTCGGTACGGCCGTGGACGGCCGGGATGCCGTGGCGAAGACGCTCGAACTGGGCCCGGACGTCGTACTCATGGACGTCCGGATGCCGGAGATGGACGGGATCGAGGCGGTCGCCGTCCTGCGCGGCCGGGCCCCGGAGTGCAGGGTGGTGATGCTGACGACGTTCGAGGACGAGGAGTACGTCGTCCAGGCGCTGCGGGCCGGCGCCCACGGCTACCTGCTGAAGGACCTGCCGGCCGAGGAACTCGCCCACGCGGTACGCCTGGCGCACGCGGGTGTCACCCAGCTCGACTCGTCCGTCGCCCGCCACCTCACCGCTTCTCTGCCGACTCCCACTCCCACCACCACCGCCAACCCCGCGGAGACCGCTGCCGCCATTTTGAGCCCGCGTGAGACGGACATCCTGCGGCTCGTGGCGCGGGGGCACACCAACCGGGAGATCGCCGCGCGGCTGTACCTCAGCGAGGGCACGGTCAAGAACCACGTGTCCCGCATCCTCACCCGCCTCGCCCTGCGCGACCGTACCCAGGCGGCACTCCGCGCCCGGGACCTCGGCCTGCTGTGA
- a CDS encoding metallophosphoesterase family protein, with product MYCCLSAPHGGLRSAALLAPALLRALHAAARRGTTQIRHPRDPDAVSAVNLELVTLTEDLAVITWYTGVTGSDDGFGHLLPAVTEGEVVYGTHPARLNRTASEGRRTAHHYVELTDLEPGQTYYYQARSRGSAATPTPLHLVKGNAVGTSLHGFGSRGGPYSFTTPQPPPGRHLRSIALCNDLHLGETTAGLVAGVPLLRGVSQRLGLAPYPEIMGRALVDEARRRGADHLLAAGDISAGGAPRDLTEARRILDGFGTHGRDYFVVRGNHDRPRPNSGQEQFGDSFLAEFPGGDGSAYFARDLGGLRIVGLDTYEKRGNGGDSGGLSTDQLAWFRARLNENKDQPTMVFGHHPLAVRNSPFPVTTGQRLNRRQARAILDAYSVAPGVFLHHAGHTHRNKRTVLPQARHVTLQEVSAVKDYPGGFCLLRIHTGGYALNYYKTSSGPAREWSERSRRVAAGLWPQYALGRSVCDRNSVAARDLSGITPPASRAPIRGAA from the coding sequence ATGTACTGCTGCCTCTCCGCTCCCCACGGTGGCCTACGATCCGCCGCACTCCTCGCCCCCGCCCTGCTCCGAGCCCTCCACGCCGCCGCCCGCCGCGGTACGACACAGATACGCCACCCCCGCGACCCGGATGCCGTGTCCGCCGTCAACCTGGAACTGGTCACCCTCACCGAGGACCTGGCCGTCATCACCTGGTACACCGGCGTGACCGGCAGCGACGATGGGTTCGGCCACCTGCTCCCCGCGGTGACCGAGGGCGAAGTCGTCTACGGCACCCACCCCGCCCGGCTGAACCGCACCGCCTCAGAGGGCCGCCGCACAGCCCACCACTACGTAGAGCTGACCGATCTGGAACCCGGCCAGACGTACTACTACCAGGCCCGCTCCCGAGGCTCGGCGGCGACGCCCACGCCGTTGCACCTCGTGAAGGGCAACGCCGTGGGAACCTCACTGCACGGGTTCGGCTCGCGCGGCGGCCCGTACTCCTTCACGACGCCCCAGCCTCCGCCGGGCCGACACCTCAGGTCGATCGCCCTCTGCAACGACCTGCACCTGGGCGAGACCACGGCCGGGCTGGTGGCCGGTGTCCCGTTGCTGCGGGGCGTCTCGCAGCGGCTCGGCCTCGCCCCGTATCCGGAAATCATGGGCCGGGCCCTGGTCGACGAGGCCCGCCGACGCGGCGCCGACCATCTGCTGGCCGCGGGCGACATCTCGGCCGGCGGTGCACCGCGCGATCTGACGGAGGCCAGGCGGATCCTGGACGGCTTCGGCACACACGGGCGGGACTACTTCGTGGTACGCGGGAACCACGACCGGCCCAGACCGAACAGCGGTCAGGAACAGTTCGGCGACAGTTTCCTGGCCGAATTCCCCGGCGGCGACGGGTCCGCGTACTTCGCACGCGATCTCGGCGGTCTGCGCATCGTCGGACTGGACACCTACGAGAAGAGGGGCAACGGCGGCGACTCCGGCGGCCTCTCGACCGACCAACTGGCCTGGTTCCGAGCCCGGTTGAACGAGAACAAGGACCAGCCGACCATGGTCTTCGGACACCACCCGCTGGCCGTACGCAATTCGCCGTTCCCGGTGACGACCGGGCAGCGCCTCAACCGCCGCCAGGCCCGCGCGATCCTCGACGCCTACTCCGTGGCCCCCGGCGTCTTCCTCCACCACGCGGGTCATACCCACCGCAACAAGCGCACCGTCCTCCCACAGGCGCGGCACGTCACGCTGCAGGAGGTCAGCGCCGTGAAGGACTACCCGGGCGGCTTCTGCCTGCTGCGGATCCACACGGGCGGCTACGCCCTCAACTACTACAAGACCAGCAGCGGACCGGCCCGGGAGTGGAGTGAGCGCAGCCGACGTGTGGCGGCGGGTCTGTGGCCGCAGTACGCCCTCGGCCGCTCGGTCTGCGACCGCAACAGCGTCGCTGCCCGCGACCTTTCCGGTATCACCCCGCCCGCGTCGCGAGCGCCGATCCGTGGTGCCGCCTAG